A genome region from Proteus vulgaris includes the following:
- the flgL gene encoding flagellar hook-associated protein FlgL, with translation MRLSSNQIFSQRVDNITSSQSKWMTEGNKISSGRRVEKPSDDPMAASQAVMVKQSESRNQQYATARGFAKNSMSLQMSLASQMVNITTKIQETLIAAGNDATLSDEDRSSLADQLQGLKDQLVGIGNTKDGVGRYIFAGFQSDKPPFVADATGKITYQGGDKQITQKVDSNIEMVTNFTGIETLQSSGSKGTAPDIFEALDSAITALREPLTGKPQADREAALAKIDTANRVNRATLNNISSVEAKLGLQLQELDNLDDLGADTSLRNAKRLSELRDLDWTQAISDYYQEESVLQASYKVFNDMKDMSMFKMYR, from the coding sequence GTGCGTTTAAGTTCAAATCAAATTTTTAGTCAGCGAGTGGACAATATCACCAGTTCGCAAAGCAAATGGATGACTGAAGGAAACAAAATCTCCAGTGGTCGTCGTGTTGAGAAACCCTCAGATGATCCGATGGCAGCTTCTCAAGCCGTGATGGTGAAACAATCTGAATCACGTAACCAACAGTATGCGACAGCGCGTGGATTTGCAAAAAACAGTATGTCTTTGCAAATGAGCTTAGCAAGCCAAATGGTGAATATTACAACCAAAATTCAAGAAACACTGATTGCTGCGGGTAATGATGCCACGCTAAGTGATGAAGATCGTTCCTCTTTAGCAGATCAATTACAGGGTTTAAAAGATCAGCTAGTGGGTATTGGTAACACAAAAGATGGGGTTGGCCGTTATATTTTTGCCGGTTTCCAATCAGATAAACCCCCTTTTGTAGCAGATGCAACTGGCAAAATCACCTATCAAGGTGGTGATAAGCAAATTACCCAAAAAGTAGATAGTAATATTGAAATGGTCACTAACTTCACTGGGATTGAAACATTACAATCATCAGGGAGTAAAGGAACAGCACCTGATATTTTTGAAGCATTAGATAGTGCTATTACTGCATTACGCGAACCATTAACAGGTAAACCTCAAGCTGATCGTGAAGCTGCATTAGCGAAAATTGATACGGCAAACAGGGTTAACCGCGCAACATTAAATAATATTTCTAGTGTTGAAGCGAAGTTAGGTTTACAACTTCAAGAACTTGATAATTTAGATGATTTAGGTGCGGACACATCATTAAGAAATGCAAAACGTTTAAGCGAATTGCGCGACTTAGATTGGACACAAGCAATTTCAGATTATTACC